In one window of Drosophila mauritiana strain mau12 chromosome X, ASM438214v1, whole genome shotgun sequence DNA:
- the LOC117148156 gene encoding protein wings apart-like, which yields MSRWGKNIVVPLDSLCKEKENTNRPTVARSVGTVGKWGKMGFTSTRTYTMPAIHPMAAAAAAAAAAASPSQSPASTQDHDPNDLSVSVPEPPKPKKFFKSRNTAPPEVIAQIIQQLPHCGAGASPMRDHFSSAGVGAGGLTPTSGAQEAGGVKLKPGKGANSAERKRKSPKKKAATTPASTPSTPGAFYGASDRDGDGLSDPASEQPEQPSSASSKQKQKKPKEEKKLKPEAPPSRVLGRARKAVNYREVDEDERYPTPTKDLIIPKAGRQPAEVAATATLAAASSEAFISSTFGSPGSEPSLPPPTSAPSATASTASQLPSASGGASNPPSASRTPEHPPIVLRISKGTSRLVSTDSEEPPSSSPAHQNQLNQLSVTEEEPAERSGDETVPASTPKITVKPLRPPPAADSVDGSSAAVGGASAGDSFEERKSQSLEPNEDEEEEEEEEDEEEEPPEINYCTVKISPDKPPKERLKLIIKTDVIRNAIAKAAAAAESRSEKKSRSKKHKHKQLLAAGSGAAPASGATPAEINSEFKTPSPHLALSEANSQQAQHTPSQLHQLHQLHPQRGSAVISPTTRSDHDFDSQSSVLGSISSKGNSTPQLLAQAVQEDSCVIRSRGSSVITSDLETSQHSSLVAPPSDIESRLESMMMTIDGAGTGAASAVPETPLQEDILAVLRGEVPRLNGNTDPEPTEEEDQQQQPKRATRGRGRKANNNVDVTPPATETRTRGRAKGTDPTTAAISPPAGKRTTRGTRGSRKAEQEVDMEVDETAVATVPANEEQLEQATLPPRRGRNAAARANNNNLASVNNNINKIAANLSAKAEASRLAEGGVAGGAARSYGRKRKNQQVTQVLQQEPAPEEQETPDAEEEQPTPAKIPHTDHREHSPDHDPDPDPDELSNNSNNSSLQHDGSSSSPPPRDYKFKDKFKRTLTLDSQGAANAGAGGAAAAAPPESSGEQRGAVKLVISKKKGSIFKSRALVPSDQAEQATVAKRHLYKHSWDAALEANGGGTNSDASNASASGVGVAGAKDHLHHLAAGKSDGDFGDSPSSNNNGSSSACSSASTLRGDSPALGKISRLAGKQGVPATSTSSDAFDLDLEPIAGELDLERSAAGASVGGTGTTTGGGGATGGGGPIRVDRKTKDYYPVVRNVKTAHQIQEIGEYQEMDDDVEYILDALQPHNPPATRCLSALQLAAKCMMPAFRMHVRAHGVVTKFFKALSDANKDLSLGLCTSAIMYILSQEGLNMDLDRDSLELMINLLEADGVGGSTETGHPDRAGYDRNKQKVRELCEEIKAQGKGTHLNVDSLTVGTLAMETLLSLTSKRAGEWFKEDLRKLGGLEHIIKTISDFCSPVIACDTEIDWQPTLLDNMQTVARCLRVLENVTQHNEANQRYMLTSGQGKAVETLCQLYRLCSRQIMLHPSDGGGSNKEHPGVAMRELLVPVLKVLINLTHTFNEAQPSLGAELLGQRGDVVETSFRLLLLSANYIPDQCVFELSILVLTLLINLCMHTVPNRAALMQAAAPAEYVADNPPAQGSVSALQALLEYFYKCEELARLVEKNTDAFLESNEKGKKKQEEVEETVNNLVQRAGHHMEHTLKGSYAAILVGNLIADNELYESVVRRQLRGNSFKEIIGVLEKYHTFMNLTSSLEAAFVAHMKSTKRIIDNFKKRDYIYEHSDEHDNPLPLNLETTAQVLAVGADASHAASSSTTVASASAPSSTSATGTTRAPRVYKTYSSHR from the exons ATGTCGCGCTGGGGCAAGAACATCGTGGTGCCGCTGGACTCGCTCTGCAAAGAGAAGGAGAACACCAACCGGCCCACTGTCGCCCGTTCCGTGGGCACCGTTGGCAAGTGGGGCAAGATGGGCTTCACCTCCACGCGCACCTACACCATGCCCGCCATCCATCCCATGgctgcggcagcggcggccgCGGCGGCCGCCGCCAGTCCCTCCCAGAGTCCCGCCTCCACGCAGGATCACGATCCCAACGACCTGTCCGTTTCGGTGCCGGAGCCGCCGAAGCCGAAAAAGTTCTTCAAATCGAGGAATACAGCTCCGCCGGAGGTTATAGCCCAGATCATTCAGCAGCTACCGCACTGTGGAGCCGGCGCATCACCCATGCGGGACCATTTCTCGTCGGCCGGTGTTGGTGCTGGTGGTCTCACGCCTACTTCCGGTGCCCAGGAGGCGGGCGGAGTGAAGCTGAAGCCGGGCAAGGGTGCCAACTCCGCAGAGCGGAAGCGCAAATCGCCCAAGAAGAAGGCAGCAACAACGCCAGCCTCCACGCCCTCGACGCCTGGTGCGTTCTACGGCGCCTCAGATCGAGATGGCGATGGGCTAAGCGATCCCGCCTcggagcagccggagcaaCCGTCCAGTGCCTCGAGcaagcagaagcagaagaaACCGAAGGAGGAGAAGAAGCTGAAGCCGGAGGCGCCGCCTTCGCGGGTACTGGGCCGCGCCCGCAAGGCTGTCAACTACCGCGAAGTGGACGAGGACGAGCGCTATCCCACGCCCACCAAGGATCTGATCATTCCCAAAGCGGGGCGCCAACCGGCTGAAGTGGCGGCGACGGCAACACTTGCCGCCGCTTCGTCGGAAGCCTTCATCAGTTCCACGTTTGGCAGCCCTGGTTCGGAGCCGTCGTTACCCCCGCCTACGTCAGCGCCAAGTGCAACTGCGTCCACGGCGTCCCAACTGCCCTCCGCATCCGGCGGCGCGTCAAATCCTCCCAGCGCCTCCCGCACGCCAGAACATCCTCCTATCGTGCTACGCATCTCCAAG GGCACTTCGCGCTTGGTCAGCACGGATAGCGAGGAGCCGCCGAGCAGCTCGCCCGCTCACCAGAACCAACTGAATCAGCTTTCGGTCACGGAGGAGGAGCCAGCGGAGCGGTCCGGAGACGAAACAGTTCCTGCAAGTACGCCAAAAATCACAGTGAAGCCACTGAGGCCGCCCCCAGCAGCAGATTCCGTCGATGGATCATCTGCGGCAGTTGGAGGAGCATCAGCAGGCGATTCTTTCGAGGAACGCAAGTCCCAGTCACTAGAACCcaacgaggacgaggaggaggaagaagaggaggaggacgaggaggaggaaccGCCGGAGATCAATTACTGCACGGTAAAGATATCCCCGGACAAGCCGCCGAAGGAGCGGCTCAAACTGATCATCAAGACGGACGTGATCCGCAACGCCATCGCCaaagccgcagcagcagccgagTCCCGCAGTGAAAAGAAGTCGAGGAGCAAAAAGCACAAGCACAAGCAGTTGCTTGCCGCAGGATCTGGTGCCGCTCCAGCTTCTGGAGCCACCCCCGCCGAGATCAACTCAGAATTCAAGACACCCTCACCTCATTTGGCTCTCAGCGAGGCCAATAGTCAGCAAGCACAGCATACACCATCTCAACTACATCAACTGCACCAGCTGCATCCGCAGCGAGGCTCCGCAGTCATATCACCAACAACCCGATCGGATCACGACTTCGACTCGCAGTCCTCGGTGCTGGGCAGCATCTCCTCGAAGGGCAACAGCACGCCGCAACTGTTAGCGCAGGCTGTGCAGGAGGATAGTTGTGTGATTCGCAGCAGGGGATCTAGTGTGATCACCAGTGATCTAGAGACGAGTCAGCACTCCTCCCTGGTGGCTCCCCCCTCGGACATTGAGTCACGACTGGAGTCCATGATGATGACCATCGACGGAGCGGGCACGGGAGCAGCATCTGCGGTGCCGGAGACTCCACTGCAGGAGGACATACTGGCAGTGCTGCGAGGGGAAGTGCCACGGCTAAATGGCAATACGGACCCGGAGCCAACCGAGGAGGAGgatcaacagcaacagccgAAGAGGGCCACGCGTGGCAGGGGCAGAAAGGCTAATAACAATGTGGATGTAACCCCACCCGCCACGGAGACCAGAACCCGAGGTAGGGCCAAAGGAACAGATCCGACCACGGCTGCCATATCGCCACCAGCGGGCAAAAGAACCACGCGGGGCACTCGAGGCTCCAGAAAAGCCGAACAGGAAGTCGACATGGAAGTGGACGAAACGGCGGTAGCGACGGTGCCAGCAAACGAAGAGCAGCTGGAACAAGCCACACTTCCACCGAGGAGGGGTCGCAATGCTGCTGCCCGAgccaataacaataatttggCAAGCGTAAACAATAACATTAATAAAATAGCCGCCAATCTGTCCGCCAAGGCCGAGGCCAGCCGACTAGCAGAAGGAGGAGTAGCGGGTGGAGCGGCACGAAGCTATGGTCGGAAACGAAAGAACCAGCAGGTAACGCAGGTGCTTCAGCAGGAGCCAGCGCCCGAAGAGCAGGAAACTCCTGATGCTGAGGAGGAGCAGCCCACACCCGCCAAGATTCCGCACACAGATCACAGGGAACATTCGCCAGACCATGATCCGGATCCTGATCCAGATGAACTGTCGAACAACTCAAACAACTCCTCGTTGCAGCACGATGGATCCTCCTCCTCGCCCCCACCCCGCGATTACAAGTTTAAGGATAAGTTTAAGCGAACATTGACACTGGACTCGCAGGGCGCGGCGAACGCCGGAGcgggaggagcagcagcggcggcgccACCTGAGTCCTCTGGCGAACAGCGGGGCGCTGTCAAGCTGGTCATCTCAAAGAAGAAAGGCAGCATCTTCAAGAGCCGCGCTCTGGTGCCATCCGATCAAGCGGAACAGGCTACAGTGGCCAAGCGGCATCTGTACAAGCACAGTTGGGATGCTGCGCTAGAGGCGAATGGCGGTGGAACCAACAGCGATGCTAGCAATGCCTCGGCATCTGGCGTGGGCGTCGCTGGGGCGAAGGATCACCTGCATCATTTAGCGGCGGGCAAGTCCGACGGTGATTTCGGTGACAGTCCGTCGTCAAACAACAATGGCTCCTCCAGTGCGTGCAGCAGCGCATCCACGTTGCGCGGCGATAGCCCTGCCCTCGGAAAGATCTCGCGACTGGCGGGAAAACAGGGAGTACCTGCCACCTCCACTAGTTCCGATGCCTTTGACCTGGATTTGGAACCAATTGCCGGAGAGCTCGACCTAGAGCGTAGTGCAGCGGGTGCTTCCGTTGGTGGAACGGGGACAACGACAGGTGGAGGTGGagcgacgggcggtggcgGCCCCATTCGTGTCGACCGCAAAACTAAGGACTACTATCCAGTGGTGCGGAACGTTAAGACGGCCCATCAAATCCAGGAGATCGGCGAGTACCAGGAAATGGACGACGATGTCGAGTACATCCTGGACGCACTTCAACCGCACAATCCTCCGGCAACACGCTGTCTCTCCGCCCTTCAGCTAGCCGCCAAGTGTATGATGCCCGCTTTCCGGATGCACGTGCGTGCCCATGGCGTGGTCACCAAATTCTTCAAG GCATTATCCGACGCCAACAAGGACCTCAGCCTGGGCCTGTGCACCTCGGCCATCATGTACATTCTTTCCCAGGAGGGCCTCAACATGGACCTGGATCGCGACTCCTTGGAGCTGATGATCAACCTTCTGGAGGCGGACGGCGTGGGTGGCAGCACGGAGACTGGGCACCCGGATAGAGCGGGCTACGACCGCAACAAGCAGAAGGTGCGCGAGTTGTGCGAGGAGATCAAGGCGCAGGGCAAGGGAACGCATCTCAACGTTGATTCTCTCACTGTTGGCACGCTGGCAATGGAAACGCTGCTATCGCTGACATCCAAGCGCGCGGGCGAGTGGTTTAAAGAGGATTTGCGCAAGCTGGGTGGCCTGGAGCACATTATCAAGACCATCTCAGACTTCTGCAGCCCGGTGATTGCCTGCGACACGGAGATTGACTGGCAGCCGACGCTGCTGGATAACATGCAAACGGTGGCGCGATGTCTGCGAGTCCTCGAAAACGTGACGCAGCACAATGAGGCGAACCAGCGCTACATGCTCACCTCTGGCCAGGGAAAAGCAGTGGAGACGCTCTGCCAACTATACCGCCTTTGCAGCCGACAAATAATGCTGCATCCTTCGGATGGTGGTGGCAGCAACAAGGAGCATCCGGGTGTGGCGATGCGCGAGCTGCTGGTGCCGGTGCTCAAGGTACTGATCAACCTGACGCACACGTTCAACGAGGCGCAGCCATCGTTGGGAGCCGAGCTGCTAGGTCAAAGGGGCGATGTGGTGGAGACGAGCTTccggttgctgctgctctcgGCCAACTACATTCCCGACCAATGTGTATTTGAGCTAAGCATACTG GTTCTTACATTGCTAATCAATTTGTGCATGCATACTGTGCCCAATCGGGCTGCTCTAATGCAAGCTGCCGCTCCGGCAGAGTACGTAGCGGATAATCCACCAGCGCAGGGATCTGTGAGTGCACTGCAAGCTCTGCTTGAGTACTTCTACAAGTGCGAGGAGCTGGCCAG ATTGGTGGAGAAGAACACGGACGCCTTCCTCGAGAGCAACGAGAagggaaaaaagaagcaagaAGAAGTGGAGGAGACAGTCAACAATC TTGTACAACGAGCCGGCCACCACATGGAGCACACGCTAAAGGGAAGTTATGCGGCCATCCTGGTGGGAAATCTGATAGCGGACAATGAGTTGTACGAGTCGGTGGTGCGCCGCCAGCTGCGAGGAAATAGCTTTAAGGAGATTATTGGCGTCCTGGAGAAGTACCACACATTCATGAACCTTACATCCAGC TTGGAGGCAGCCTTTGTGGCGCATATGAAGTCCACGAAGCGCATCATCGACAACTTCAAGAAGCGCGACTACATCTACGAGCACTCGGATGAGCACGACAACCCCCTGCCCCTGAATCTGGAAACGACGGCGCAAGTCTTGGCCGTGGGAGCGGACGCGTCGCATGCTGCCTCAAGCTCGACCACGGTCGCCTCTGCCTCCGCACCCTCATCCACATCGGCCACAGGAACGACGAGGGCGCCGCGGGTCTATAAAACGTACAGCAGCCACAGGTAA
- the LOC117148254 gene encoding cytochrome P450 4d1 isoform X2 codes for MWLLLSLVLLLAIVALEMRRFLRNMRTIPGPLPLPLLGNAHIFLGLTPAEACLKMGELAERHGDTFGLFLGPSYSVMLFNPRDVERVLGSSQLLTKSQEYSFLGRWLNEGLLVSNGRKWHRRRKIITPAFHFRILEPYVEIFDRQSLRLVEELALRISRGQERINLGEAIHLCTLDAICETAMGVSINAQSNADSEYVQAVKTISMVLHKRMFNILYRFDLTYMLTPLARAEKKALNVLHQFTEKIIVQRREELIREGSSQESSKDDADVGAKRKMAFLDILLQSTVDERPLSNLDIREEVDTFMFEGHDTTSSALMFFFYNIATHPEAQKKCFEEIRSVVGNDKSTPVSYELMNQLHYVDLCVKETLRLYPSVPLLGRKVLEDCEINGKLIPAGTNIGISPLYLGRREELFSEPNSFKPERFDVVTTAEKLNPYAYIPFSAGPRNCIGQKFAMLEIKAIVANVLRHYEVDFVGDSSEPPVLIAELILRTKDPLMFKVRERVY; via the exons ATGTGGCTCCTACTATCTCTAGTCCTGCTCCTGGCGATCGTCGCCCTGGAGATGCGACGGTTTCTGCGGAACATGAGGACGATACCAGGTCCACTGCCTCTGCCCCTGCTCGGCAACGCCCACATCTTTCTGGGGCTCACTCCGGCCGAGGCGTGCCTCAAGATGGGCGAACTGGCGGAGCGGCACGGCGACACCTTCGGACTGTTCCTGGGCCCGTCCTACAGCGTGATGCTCTTCAATCCGCGCGACGTGGAGCGGGTGCTGGGCAGCAGCCAGCTGCTGACCAAGTCGCAGGAGTACTCTTTCCTGGGCCGCTGGCTCAACGAGGGCCTGCTGGTGAGCAACGGACGCAAGTGGCACCGCCGGCGCAAGATCATCACGCCGGCCTTCCACTTTCGCATCCTGGAGCCATACGTGGAGATCTTCGACAGGCAGTCACTGCGGCTCGTCGAGGAACTAGCGCTGCGGATAAGCAGAGGCCAGGAGAGGATCAACCTGGGCGAGGCCATTCACCTCTGCACGCTGGACGCCATTTGCG AAACCGCCATGGGTGTTTCCATCAACGCTCAGTCGAATGCAGACTCCGAGTACGTCCAGGCGGTGAAGACCATATCGATGGTGCTGCACAAGCGGATGTTCAACATTCTGTACCGCTTCGACCTTACCTACATGCTAACACCACTGGCTAGGGCGGAGAAGAAGGCCCTGAACGTGCTTCACCAGTTCACAGAGAAGATCATCGTGCAGCGCAGGGAGGAGCTCATCCGCGAGGGAAGCAGCCAGGAGAGCAGCAAAGATGATGCCGACGTGGGCGCCAAGCGAAAGATGGCCTTCCTGGACATCCTCCTGCAGTCGACCGTCGACGAACGACCCCTGAGCAACTTAGACATTCGCGAGGAAGTGGACACCTTCATGTTCGAGGGCCACGACACCACCTCTTCGGCCCTGATGTTCTTCTTCTACAACATAGCCACCCACCCGGAGGCGCAGAAGAAGTGCTTTGAGGAGATCCGGTCCGTGGTGGGCAATGACAAGAGCACGCCGGTGAGCTATGAGCTGATGAACCAGCTGCATTACGTCGACCTGTGCGTGAAGGAGACCCTTCGATTGTATCCGTCTGTGCCGCTGCTGGGTCGTAAGGTTCTCGAGGACTGCGAGATCA ATGGAAAGCTCATCCCGGCGGGCACGAATATCGGCATCTCTCCGCTCTACTTGGGCAGACGGGAGGAGCTCTTTAGCGAGCCCAATAGCTTCAAGCCGGAACGGTTCGATGTGGTCACCACCGCCGAGAAGCTGAATCCGTACGCGTACATTCCGTTCTCGGCCGGACCTCGCAACTGCATTGGCCAGAAGTTCGCCATGCTGGAGATCAAGGCCATCGTGGCCAATGTGCTCCGGCACTATGAGGTTGACTTTGTGGGCGACTCCTCGGAACCACCCGTGCTGATCGCCGAACTCATATTGCGTACCAAGGACCCCTTGATGTTCAAGGTGCGGGAGCGAGTCTACTGA
- the LOC117148254 gene encoding cytochrome P450 4d1 isoform X1 encodes MFLVIGAILASALFVGLLLYQLKFKRLIDLISYMPGPPVLPLVGHGHHFIGKPPHEMVKKIFEFMETYSKDQVLKVWLGPELNVLMANPKDVEVVLGTLRFNDKAGEYKALEPWLKEGLLVSRGRKWHKRRKIITPAFHFKILDQFVEVFEKGSRDLLRNMEQDRLKHGDSGFSLYDWINLCTMDTICETAMGVSINAQSNADSEYVQAVKTISMVLHKRMFNILYRFDLTYMLTPLARAEKKALNVLHQFTEKIIVQRREELIREGSSQESSKDDADVGAKRKMAFLDILLQSTVDERPLSNLDIREEVDTFMFEGHDTTSSALMFFFYNIATHPEAQKKCFEEIRSVVGNDKSTPVSYELMNQLHYVDLCVKETLRLYPSVPLLGRKVLEDCEINGKLIPAGTNIGISPLYLGRREELFSEPNSFKPERFDVVTTAEKLNPYAYIPFSAGPRNCIGQKFAMLEIKAIVANVLRHYEVDFVGDSSEPPVLIAELILRTKDPLMFKVRERVY; translated from the exons ATGTTTCTGGTCATCGGCGCAATCCTGGCCAGCGCCCTCTTCGTGGGCCTGCTGCTCTACCAGCTGAAGTTCAAGCGGCTGATTGACCTCATCAGCTACATGCCGGGTCCTCCGGTGCTGCCGCTGGTCGGCCATGGCCACCACTTCATCGGCAAGCCGCCGCACGAGATGGTCAAGAAGATCTTCGAGTTCATGGAGACCTACTCCAAGGACCAGGTGCTCAAGGTCTGGCTGGGACCCGAGCTGAACGTGCTCATGGCCAACCCCAAAGACGTCGAGGTTGTCCTGGGCACGTTGCGCTTCAACGACAAGGCGGGTGAATACAAGGCCCTGGAGCCGTGGCTAAAGGAGGGTCTGCTGGTCAGTCGCGGTCGGAAGTGGCACAAGCGCCGCAAGATTATCACGCCCGCCTTCCACTTCAAGATCCTCGACCAGTTCGTCGAGGTCTTCGAGAAGGGGTCGCGGGATCTCCTCCGGAACATGGAGCAGGATCGCCTGAAGCACGGCGACTCCGGATTCAGCCTTTACGACTGGATCAATCTCTGCACCATGGACACGATCTGCG AAACCGCCATGGGTGTTTCCATCAACGCTCAGTCGAATGCAGACTCCGAGTACGTCCAGGCGGTGAAGACCATATCGATGGTGCTGCACAAGCGGATGTTCAACATTCTGTACCGCTTCGACCTTACCTACATGCTAACACCACTGGCTAGGGCGGAGAAGAAGGCCCTGAACGTGCTTCACCAGTTCACAGAGAAGATCATCGTGCAGCGCAGGGAGGAGCTCATCCGCGAGGGAAGCAGCCAGGAGAGCAGCAAAGATGATGCCGACGTGGGCGCCAAGCGAAAGATGGCCTTCCTGGACATCCTCCTGCAGTCGACCGTCGACGAACGACCCCTGAGCAACTTAGACATTCGCGAGGAAGTGGACACCTTCATGTTCGAGGGCCACGACACCACCTCTTCGGCCCTGATGTTCTTCTTCTACAACATAGCCACCCACCCGGAGGCGCAGAAGAAGTGCTTTGAGGAGATCCGGTCCGTGGTGGGCAATGACAAGAGCACGCCGGTGAGCTATGAGCTGATGAACCAGCTGCATTACGTCGACCTGTGCGTGAAGGAGACCCTTCGATTGTATCCGTCTGTGCCGCTGCTGGGTCGTAAGGTTCTCGAGGACTGCGAGATCA ATGGAAAGCTCATCCCGGCGGGCACGAATATCGGCATCTCTCCGCTCTACTTGGGCAGACGGGAGGAGCTCTTTAGCGAGCCCAATAGCTTCAAGCCGGAACGGTTCGATGTGGTCACCACCGCCGAGAAGCTGAATCCGTACGCGTACATTCCGTTCTCGGCCGGACCTCGCAACTGCATTGGCCAGAAGTTCGCCATGCTGGAGATCAAGGCCATCGTGGCCAATGTGCTCCGGCACTATGAGGTTGACTTTGTGGGCGACTCCTCGGAACCACCCGTGCTGATCGCCGAACTCATATTGCGTACCAAGGACCCCTTGATGTTCAAGGTGCGGGAGCGAGTCTACTGA